The following proteins are encoded in a genomic region of Eulemur rufifrons isolate Redbay chromosome 18, OSU_ERuf_1, whole genome shotgun sequence:
- the HUS1B gene encoding LOW QUALITY PROTEIN: checkpoint protein HUS1B (The sequence of the model RefSeq protein was modified relative to this genomic sequence to represent the inferred CDS: inserted 6 bases in 4 codons; deleted 4 bases in 2 codons; substituted 1 base at 1 genomic stop codon) — translation MKFCAKITSKSFLQLFIHIGGAIARLASLRAPLCFRPAGSGAVRDAGLGXEVRLGAAFCQFCVEGISDELSEIYLELTSEHLSRAVRSAGDAALKLQPTNGGRPCLTLAMELASCXRSHVAVHDLPVRVLPRRLXKDCAEPSVRTSDVSVRLPALKTLXIVERMANMGDHVLVEANLNGQMNLSIETDVVCIKSYLKNLGNPPKSALDMPQNQDWENMVQVWVDNRTKLLXFFQGQQINPTTAFCNILSKTLLHLVLVHEAVSLQYFIPAS, via the exons ATGAAGTTTTGTGCCAAGATCACCAGCAAGAGCTTCCTACAGCTCTTCATCCACATCGGCGGCGCCATAGCGAGGCTGGCGAGTCTGCGCGCTCCGTTGTGCTTCCGCCCCGCGGGCTCCGGGGCCGTCCGCGATGCCGGGCTGG GCGAGGTGAGGCTGGGAGCCGCCTTCTGCCAGTTTTGCGTGGAAGGCATTTCGGACGAGCTCAGTGAGATTTATCTGGAGCTGACTTCGGAGCACTTGTCCAGAGCAGTGAGAAGTGCGGGGGACGCTGCCCTGAAGCTCCAGCCGACCAACGGGGGTCGGCCCTGCCTCACATTGGCGATGGAGCTGGCGTCGT GCAGGTCACATGTGGCAGTCCACGACCTGCCTGTGAGGGTGCTTCCCAGAAGACT CAAAGATTGCGCAGAGCCCAGCGTCCGAACCTCGGATGTGAGTGTTCGTCTGCCAGCTTTGAAGACCCT AATTGTGGAAAGGATGGCAAACATGGGTGATCAC GTGCTGGTGGAAGCAAATCTAAATGGCCAAATGAACTTGAGTATAGAAACTGATGTAGTGTgtattaaaagttatttaaaaaatcttggaaACCCTCCAAAGTCTGCTTTGGATATGCCTCAAAACCAAGACTGGGAGAACATGGTGCAAGTATGGGTAGATAATAGG ACGAAGCTTCTGTAGTTTTTCCAGGGACAGCAAATAAATCCTACAACGGCCTTTTGTAATATTTTGAGCAAAACTCTTCTTCATCTTGTTTTGGTTCATGAAGCTGTCTCTCTTCAGTATTTCATTCCTGCCTCATAA